One Sulfolobus sp. S-194 DNA segment encodes these proteins:
- the ssh7a gene encoding chromatin protein Ssh7a — MATVKFKYKGEEKQVDISKIKKVWRVGKMISFTYDEGGGKTGRGAVSEKDAPKELLQMLEKSGKK, encoded by the coding sequence ATGGCAACAGTAAAGTTCAAGTACAAAGGAGAAGAGAAGCAAGTAGATATAAGTAAGATAAAGAAGGTATGGAGAGTAGGCAAAATGATAAGCTTCACCTATGATGAGGGTGGAGGAAAGACTGGTAGAGGAGCTGTAAGCGAGAAAGACGCTCCAAAAGAACTACTACAAATGTTAGAAAAATCCGGAAAGAAATAA
- a CDS encoding cobalamin B12-binding domain-containing protein, protein MLMSQKRIKVLVAKLGLDGHDRGAKVIARALKDAGMEVVYTGLRQTPEQIVKSAIQEDVDVIGISILSGAHLELVPYVVNLMREKGLNDVVLVVGGVIPPQDVPKLKEIGVDEVFLPGSSLKDVVEKITKAVESKRGIKVAS, encoded by the coding sequence ATACTGATGAGCCAGAAAAGGATTAAGGTTTTAGTTGCAAAATTAGGTCTTGACGGTCATGATAGGGGTGCTAAAGTAATAGCAAGAGCATTAAAGGATGCTGGAATGGAAGTCGTTTATACCGGTTTAAGGCAAACCCCAGAGCAGATAGTAAAATCTGCAATACAAGAGGACGTAGATGTTATTGGTATTAGTATCTTAAGTGGTGCTCACCTAGAATTAGTACCCTATGTTGTAAACCTTATGCGTGAAAAAGGATTAAATGATGTTGTATTAGTTGTAGGCGGAGTTATACCACCTCAAGATGTACCAAAACTTAAAGAGATAGGAGTTGATGAAGTGTTCTTACCTGGTTCTAGCCTAAAAGATGTAGTAGAGAAAATTACAAAGGCTGTAGAGAGTAAAAGGGGCATAAAGGTTGCTTCTTGA
- the meaB gene encoding methylmalonyl Co-A mutase-associated GTPase MeaB: MLLEKALAGEELAISRLLTKIEYFTQEGLESLQELIKRSGKAHVIGITGSPGAGKSTLISELISEYVKRGHKVGVILIDPSSPFSMGSFMGNRIRMVGKEVSGNVFIRSIASRGNLGGISSEALMLIEALDGLGFDRIIVETVGAGQTDTDVVNGVHTIAVVSVPGTGDEIQALKAGIMEIGDVYIVNKADKIEAEMLYDAIRFALDTAEVNFRDGWVPKIIKTIAIKGLGIKELVDVFEEHLSFIKEKGLFEKRIRERRMKMIELMLRRKVDEVISLIVKENSDYISEQINEKHNLLNLINEVYNKVKEKL, from the coding sequence TTGCTTCTTGAAAAAGCTTTGGCTGGTGAGGAATTAGCAATCTCTAGACTTTTAACAAAAATAGAGTATTTTACTCAAGAGGGTCTAGAAAGCTTACAAGAGTTAATTAAAAGGTCTGGAAAAGCACACGTTATAGGAATTACTGGATCACCTGGTGCTGGTAAAAGTACTCTGATTTCAGAGCTTATTTCAGAATATGTAAAGAGAGGTCATAAAGTTGGTGTAATTTTAATTGATCCTTCTAGTCCGTTTAGTATGGGCTCTTTTATGGGAAATAGAATTAGAATGGTCGGTAAGGAGGTCAGTGGTAACGTTTTTATTAGAAGCATAGCATCTAGAGGAAATTTAGGAGGAATATCTTCAGAAGCCTTAATGTTAATTGAGGCGTTAGACGGTTTAGGATTTGATAGAATAATTGTTGAAACCGTAGGAGCAGGGCAGACAGATACTGATGTAGTAAATGGTGTTCATACTATAGCAGTTGTTTCTGTACCTGGGACTGGAGATGAGATCCAGGCTTTAAAAGCCGGAATAATGGAAATTGGGGATGTATATATTGTTAACAAGGCTGATAAGATTGAAGCCGAGATGCTATATGATGCTATAAGATTTGCTTTAGATACTGCGGAAGTGAATTTCAGAGATGGTTGGGTACCTAAAATAATTAAGACTATAGCAATAAAAGGTTTAGGAATTAAAGAGTTGGTAGATGTATTTGAAGAACACTTATCTTTCATTAAAGAAAAAGGACTATTCGAAAAAAGAATTAGAGAGAGAAGAATGAAAATGATAGAGTTAATGTTGAGGAGAAAAGTAGATGAGGTTATTAGTTTGATTGTAAAAGAGAATTCTGATTATATATCAGAGCAAATAAATGAGAAACATAATTTGTTGAATTTAATTAATGAAGTTTATAATAAAGTAAAGGAGAAATTATAG
- a CDS encoding DUF2250 domain-containing protein, whose protein sequence is MDEELKQKLLEILKDKRMLEILKHLKKANVDYGKSIMLNTKIPIQEVVDLLDKLEKVGLIERVHGATLKNTEAKFKLSKEVHKHHTYYKLTREGDHLLRQLDEKELIDAYIDLVKNDQMAIDILKIADEVNADHALTYAKLLHKPLEEVTPKLEELEKAGLLEEKNAKIIKFIDRRSKPKKETRTHHKYYGLSRIGELVVREMKRKGIIPR, encoded by the coding sequence ATGGATGAAGAATTAAAGCAAAAATTATTAGAAATTTTAAAAGATAAAAGAATGTTAGAAATCCTAAAACATTTAAAGAAAGCTAACGTAGACTATGGAAAATCAATAATGCTAAACACTAAAATTCCAATACAAGAAGTAGTAGATTTATTAGATAAACTTGAAAAAGTAGGACTAATTGAGAGGGTTCATGGAGCTACGTTAAAAAACACTGAGGCTAAGTTTAAATTAAGTAAAGAAGTCCATAAGCATCATACATATTATAAACTTACAAGAGAAGGAGATCATCTTTTAAGACAATTAGACGAGAAAGAGTTGATCGATGCATATATAGATTTAGTCAAAAATGATCAAATGGCTATTGACATACTTAAAATTGCTGATGAAGTAAATGCGGATCATGCTTTAACTTATGCAAAATTACTTCACAAACCTTTAGAGGAAGTTACTCCTAAATTAGAAGAATTAGAAAAAGCAGGATTGCTTGAGGAAAAAAACGCTAAAATAATAAAATTTATAGATAGGAGATCAAAACCAAAAAAAGAAACACGTACTCATCATAAATATTACGGCTTATCAAGGATTGGAGAACTAGTTGTAAGAGAAATGAAGAGAAAAGGAATAATACCAAGATAA
- a CDS encoding alpha/beta hydrolase — protein sequence MKDNFVNVKGAKIHFIEEGEGKPFLLFHGARFNAYTWVETGTVSSIASARFKAISIDFPGFGKSQNGDFDSLSSFIKDFMDTMNIEKAYLLGASMGGEAILGFAVDNPNMVEGLVLVGAVGVPSYESKLKNLDGKPILLIWGEKDSISPRRNAEIILNHIKSAKLIIVGKQHACYLDDAKKFNEEIVKFLKGE from the coding sequence ATGAAAGATAACTTTGTTAACGTAAAAGGTGCTAAAATTCATTTTATTGAAGAAGGAGAAGGAAAACCTTTCTTATTATTCCATGGAGCCAGATTTAATGCATATACCTGGGTAGAAACTGGTACAGTAAGTTCTATAGCATCAGCAAGATTTAAGGCAATTTCAATAGACTTTCCCGGTTTTGGTAAATCACAAAATGGTGATTTCGATTCTCTTTCAAGTTTCATCAAAGATTTTATGGACACAATGAATATAGAAAAAGCATATCTTTTAGGAGCGTCTATGGGCGGTGAAGCTATTCTAGGCTTTGCAGTCGATAATCCTAACATGGTAGAAGGTTTAGTACTAGTAGGTGCGGTTGGAGTTCCTTCCTATGAAAGTAAACTTAAAAATCTAGATGGAAAACCAATACTTCTAATCTGGGGAGAAAAAGATAGTATTTCTCCAAGAAGAAATGCTGAAATAATTCTAAATCATATAAAATCGGCTAAACTTATAATTGTTGGAAAACAGCATGCATGCTATCTTGATGATGCTAAGAAGTTTAATGAGGAAATAGTAAAATTCTTGAAGGGAGAGTGA
- the ppcA gene encoding phosphoenolpyruvate carboxylase, whose product MRKIPRTMSTQHPDNARVPEWSRSEVISGESEVIEAYLAYEHYGIDEVMWDAEGKDVDTHVVRKLLTQYPEFFKEKILGRDVFLTYRIPNPKIEGAEKKVFAETMESIPITYDLAEKFFNTKPTPPVFEVILPFTTDYKELIAIVKYYEVAIVNKENVRLVDDIYVKDLIGEINPKSIEIIPLIEDRDSMFRIDQIVGEYIKAMKPPYMRVFLARSDPAMNYGLISAVLSVKYALNRLGKMEKKYGIKIFPLIGVGSLPFRGHFNPMNFEKVIDEYRGVYTFTVQSAFKYDYEDNEVNNAIRKINEREISEFELLDEEDEKILYRIASVYTSSYQPIIESLADIINKIALLLPKRRARKLHIGLFGYSRSTGKVTLPRAITFTGALYSIGIPPELIGVSSLSKLTEKEWEVLEKNYRYIKHDLQAAAKFVSYDSLDLMKEIWNVSEETIKKIMEDLSYAESTLNIKIGDSNSVGRKHALISSLALIALKEGNIDEAKSYLLEMAKIRKSLG is encoded by the coding sequence ATGAGAAAGATACCTAGGACTATGTCAACTCAGCATCCAGATAATGCTAGAGTACCAGAGTGGAGTAGAAGTGAAGTTATTAGTGGTGAAAGCGAAGTTATTGAGGCTTATTTAGCTTATGAGCATTATGGCATAGATGAGGTTATGTGGGATGCTGAAGGAAAAGATGTTGATACCCATGTAGTGAGAAAACTTCTAACACAATATCCTGAATTTTTTAAAGAGAAGATCTTAGGTAGGGACGTATTTCTTACCTACAGGATACCTAATCCAAAAATTGAAGGAGCTGAAAAGAAAGTATTTGCTGAGACAATGGAAAGTATTCCAATTACTTATGATCTGGCCGAGAAATTCTTTAATACTAAACCTACACCACCAGTGTTTGAGGTAATTTTACCTTTTACAACAGATTATAAAGAATTAATTGCTATTGTGAAATATTATGAAGTTGCTATAGTGAATAAAGAGAATGTGAGATTGGTTGATGACATCTATGTAAAAGATCTGATTGGAGAGATAAATCCTAAAAGTATCGAAATTATTCCTTTGATCGAAGATAGGGATTCTATGTTTAGGATAGATCAAATAGTAGGTGAATATATTAAAGCGATGAAACCTCCCTATATGAGAGTATTCTTAGCTAGATCTGATCCTGCAATGAATTATGGTCTTATTTCGGCTGTATTGTCTGTAAAATATGCTTTGAACAGACTAGGTAAGATGGAGAAAAAATATGGTATCAAAATATTTCCTTTAATAGGAGTAGGTTCATTGCCGTTTAGAGGACATTTTAATCCTATGAACTTTGAAAAAGTAATAGATGAGTATAGGGGAGTTTATACTTTTACAGTGCAATCTGCTTTTAAATACGACTATGAGGATAATGAAGTTAATAATGCTATTAGAAAGATTAATGAGAGGGAAATATCTGAATTTGAATTATTAGACGAAGAAGATGAGAAGATATTATATAGAATAGCAAGCGTATATACTTCTTCATATCAACCTATAATAGAAAGTTTGGCAGATATAATAAATAAGATAGCACTACTTCTGCCTAAAAGAAGAGCTAGAAAATTGCATATAGGCTTATTTGGTTATTCTAGGAGTACAGGTAAAGTTACTTTACCAAGAGCAATAACGTTCACTGGTGCACTATATTCAATTGGTATACCTCCAGAACTCATAGGTGTATCTTCACTATCTAAGCTTACTGAAAAAGAATGGGAAGTATTAGAGAAAAATTATAGATATATTAAACATGATCTTCAAGCTGCTGCTAAGTTTGTAAGTTATGATTCATTAGACTTAATGAAAGAGATTTGGAATGTAAGTGAAGAAACCATAAAGAAAATTATGGAGGATTTGTCATATGCAGAAAGTACTCTTAACATTAAAATAGGCGACTCAAACTCAGTGGGCAGAAAGCATGCATTAATATCCAGTTTGGCACTAATAGCATTAAAAGAGGGTAACATTGATGAAGCTAAGAGTTACCTTTTAGAAATGGCAAAAATAAGAAAATCATTAGGATGA
- a CDS encoding peroxiredoxin: MPPNIGELAPDFEAESTLGKIRLSDYKGKFVVLYFYPKSFTPGCTREIQRFSELYEEFKKLNAEIIGVSADNITTQKRFAEKYNAKFPVVADKEKKIIETYGVLNEKGTSAQRVTFIIDPEGKIVEILRNLKKAEEHADKALDIIKNKKS; the protein is encoded by the coding sequence ATGCCACCAAATATTGGTGAATTAGCACCGGATTTTGAAGCAGAATCCACATTAGGTAAAATTAGGCTTTCAGATTATAAAGGTAAATTTGTAGTCCTATACTTCTATCCTAAGTCATTTACACCAGGATGTACTAGAGAAATACAAAGATTTTCGGAACTCTATGAAGAGTTCAAAAAACTAAATGCAGAAATAATAGGAGTAAGTGCTGATAATATAACTACGCAAAAAAGGTTCGCTGAGAAATATAATGCTAAATTCCCAGTTGTTGCAGATAAGGAAAAAAAGATAATTGAAACCTACGGAGTATTAAATGAAAAAGGAACTAGCGCCCAAAGAGTCACCTTTATTATTGACCCAGAAGGAAAAATAGTCGAAATACTAAGAAATTTAAAGAAAGCCGAAGAACATGCCGACAAAGCTCTTGATATAATAAAAAATAAGAAGTCATGA
- a CDS encoding NAD(P)H-hydrate dehydratase: MIDTKRMRAIEINSEALGIPTLLLMENAGRSVKDEILTRIKPNNAVIFVGHGGKGGDGLVTARHLAGEGVKVKVIVLGENKHKDAVFNYNAILDMDYSIEIDEIKDLEDLKPVEADVLVDAMLGTGFRGKPREPFATAIRVFNESKGFKVSIDLPSGIDADTGEAPGEYVKPDLIVTFHDMKKGLLKYNFNVVVKKIGIPPEAEIYVGPGDLVVSIKKRDYKSKKGDNGRVLVIGGSYTFTGAPALSALAALRTGADLVYVASSEETAKIIAGYSPDLIAIKLSGKNISPNNLEELKPWIDRADSIIIGPGMGLSEETIEASKMIVNYLMEKNKPTVIDADALKAISGYRLYPNVVITPHAGEFKIFFKEEAEKDIKKRITQVVKKAKECNCIVLLKGYVDIVSDGKEFRLNKTGNPGMTVGGTGDTLTGIIGTFLSQKISPFDAAALGVFVNSLSGTLAYSELGPHITPTDILNKIPIVLNDPIESFKKKLYKRIIDS, encoded by the coding sequence ATGATAGACACAAAAAGAATGCGTGCTATCGAAATAAATAGTGAGGCTTTAGGAATCCCGACTCTTCTATTAATGGAAAACGCTGGAAGAAGTGTAAAAGATGAGATCTTAACGAGGATTAAACCTAATAATGCAGTAATATTTGTAGGACATGGAGGAAAGGGAGGTGATGGATTAGTAACTGCACGGCACTTAGCTGGTGAAGGTGTTAAGGTTAAAGTTATTGTTTTAGGAGAAAATAAGCATAAAGATGCAGTTTTTAATTATAATGCTATTCTTGATATGGATTATTCAATTGAGATTGATGAAATAAAGGATCTTGAAGATTTGAAACCAGTTGAAGCTGATGTGTTAGTGGATGCAATGCTAGGTACAGGATTTAGGGGAAAACCAAGGGAACCATTTGCTACAGCAATAAGAGTATTTAACGAAAGTAAAGGTTTCAAAGTTTCAATAGATCTACCTTCTGGGATAGACGCTGATACTGGTGAGGCTCCAGGAGAATATGTTAAACCAGATTTAATAGTGACTTTTCATGATATGAAGAAAGGGTTATTGAAATATAATTTTAATGTAGTTGTAAAGAAAATTGGAATACCACCAGAAGCTGAAATTTACGTTGGTCCGGGTGATCTAGTAGTTAGCATAAAGAAAAGGGATTATAAATCTAAGAAAGGTGATAATGGTAGAGTATTAGTAATAGGTGGTAGTTACACTTTTACTGGCGCACCCGCTTTATCAGCATTGGCAGCATTAAGAACCGGAGCTGATTTGGTTTACGTTGCTTCTTCTGAAGAGACCGCTAAAATTATAGCAGGATACTCTCCGGATCTAATTGCTATAAAACTTTCTGGTAAAAATATCTCACCTAATAATTTAGAGGAATTAAAACCTTGGATAGATAGGGCTGATAGTATAATTATAGGACCCGGGATGGGTCTAAGTGAAGAAACTATTGAAGCATCAAAAATGATTGTAAACTACTTAATGGAAAAGAATAAGCCTACTGTAATTGATGCTGACGCTTTGAAGGCAATTTCTGGGTATAGACTCTATCCAAATGTTGTAATAACTCCTCATGCTGGAGAATTTAAGATATTTTTCAAGGAAGAGGCTGAAAAAGATATAAAGAAAAGAATTACTCAAGTGGTAAAGAAAGCTAAGGAATGCAATTGTATCGTTTTACTAAAAGGCTATGTAGATATAGTAAGTGATGGTAAGGAGTTTAGACTAAATAAAACCGGTAACCCTGGAATGACTGTAGGAGGGACAGGTGATACCTTAACCGGTATTATAGGGACGTTTCTTTCTCAAAAAATATCTCCTTTTGATGCTGCAGCACTAGGTGTGTTTGTGAATAGTTTGTCTGGAACTTTAGCTTACTCTGAATTAGGGCCTCATATCACTCCTACCGATATTTTAAATAAAATTCCAATAGTATTAAATGATCCAATAGAATCATTTAAGAAAAAATTATATAAGAGAATTATTGATTCATGA
- the herA gene encoding DNA double-strand break repair helicase HerA yields MIIGYVVGSATTQEANVLLEKKVRSGYYVTLEYDDEKVLGLVTLITTGSPLVDDSLNDIELVQRIKQMGNKIPIYMKAKVKLLCKLDGKLSQPDLPPVAGTPVRLATNEELSTIFSEGTIRIGKLIGSDVEVRIRVNALTRHLAILAATGSGKSNTVAILSSRLSEVFGAVLIFDYHGEYYESDIKNLNDIEPKINPLNLTPDEFATLLEIRENATIQYRILRRAFKSFLEETKEKLKNSNVNYNELNINFRNLILKKVDEVSKNEKRKDSKDEVINKIEDFLDRYSEIIDFTAGDVVDKIKIGKVNVINLSSLDEDAIDAIVSHYLRKILTSRKENKMKRKLGLRFPVLVVIEEAHVLLSKDSNTLTKHWAGRIAREGRKFGVGLIIVSQRPKGIDENILSQMTNKIILKMVEPTDKKYVLETSDNLSEDIVEGLSALDTGEAVIVGNIVRMPAIVKIDKFEGKLAGSDPNLIEEWKRAKEEIEEHSDVLNWGE; encoded by the coding sequence ATGATAATTGGTTATGTAGTTGGTTCAGCAACTACTCAAGAAGCAAATGTGTTATTAGAGAAAAAAGTAAGATCAGGTTATTACGTTACCTTAGAATATGATGATGAAAAAGTATTAGGCTTAGTTACGTTAATTACTACTGGAAGTCCTTTAGTTGATGACAGTCTCAACGATATTGAACTTGTACAACGAATAAAGCAAATGGGAAATAAAATTCCTATTTACATGAAAGCTAAAGTTAAGTTACTTTGCAAATTGGACGGAAAACTCTCTCAGCCTGACTTACCTCCAGTAGCCGGAACACCTGTAAGATTAGCAACTAACGAAGAACTAAGTACGATATTTTCTGAGGGAACTATAAGGATCGGTAAATTAATTGGAAGCGATGTTGAGGTTAGGATCAGAGTAAACGCATTAACTAGGCACTTAGCTATTCTAGCTGCAACGGGGTCTGGAAAATCTAATACAGTTGCTATTCTTTCCTCTAGGTTATCTGAGGTATTTGGAGCAGTATTAATTTTTGATTATCACGGAGAATATTATGAGAGTGATATTAAGAATTTAAATGACATAGAACCAAAAATAAATCCTCTAAATTTGACTCCAGATGAATTTGCGACTTTACTGGAAATTAGAGAAAATGCTACAATTCAATATAGGATATTAAGGAGAGCGTTCAAAAGTTTTCTTGAAGAAACTAAAGAAAAATTAAAAAATAGTAATGTGAACTATAATGAGCTTAATATTAATTTTAGGAATTTGATACTTAAAAAAGTTGATGAAGTAAGTAAAAACGAGAAAAGAAAGGATAGTAAAGATGAGGTTATTAATAAAATAGAAGATTTTCTAGATAGATACTCTGAGATTATTGACTTCACTGCTGGGGATGTTGTAGATAAAATAAAAATAGGTAAAGTAAATGTAATAAACTTAAGTTCTCTGGATGAAGATGCAATTGATGCTATAGTTTCTCACTACCTAAGAAAAATATTAACTTCTAGGAAAGAAAATAAAATGAAGAGAAAACTCGGTTTAAGATTTCCAGTACTAGTAGTTATTGAGGAAGCTCATGTGCTATTATCTAAAGATAGTAATACTCTAACAAAACATTGGGCTGGAAGAATTGCTAGAGAAGGAAGAAAATTCGGTGTCGGTCTAATAATCGTTAGTCAGAGACCTAAAGGAATTGACGAGAATATTTTAAGCCAAATGACTAACAAGATAATCCTTAAGATGGTTGAGCCTACTGATAAGAAATATGTACTTGAAACTAGTGACAACCTTAGTGAAGATATAGTCGAGGGTCTTTCAGCCTTAGATACTGGGGAAGCAGTGATAGTTGGTAACATAGTGAGGATGCCAGCTATAGTAAAAATTGATAAGTTTGAAGGAAAACTAGCTGGAAGCGATCCAAATCTAATAGAAGAATGGAAAAGAGCTAAAGAAGAGATTGAGGAACACTCAGATGTATTAAATTGGGGTGAGTAA
- the mre11 gene encoding DNA double-strand break repair protein Mre11: MSKTQILHISDTHLGKRQYNLDFREQDVYDTFSQLIDIAIKEHVDGIIHTGDLFDINDPPNKAEIVAIRELKRLKEAGIPFIVIAGDHDSPKKFTSIYPQKILEEFDLIKFLSKPDTPYKLGDIAIYGISHVPNVAKERLKELLSRLKPENKKSILLLHQGLKEVLPYEGAWQIQIDDLPKAFPYYALGHFHTRRVFQLDGGRIIEIAGSPDILREEEIDGYEKEGKGATLIDFSGDIPSIQKINIDVRKQYVVTLNTNNLKEEIRKLREKYDTKNEKKPIFHIILEGKSIPKNILMKELQEINNFAPYWRIYKDNTKEKDEKDVKIDLPTDTTIENLIYNYLVKIANFSEIEARIIVDIINRADEREYVKEELTKMIGVENDNKKN, from the coding sequence GTGAGTAAAACGCAGATTTTACATATTTCTGATACTCATTTAGGTAAGAGACAGTACAATCTTGATTTTAGGGAACAAGATGTGTATGATACTTTCTCACAACTTATTGATATAGCTATTAAAGAGCATGTAGACGGCATAATACATACTGGTGATTTATTCGATATAAATGATCCCCCAAATAAGGCAGAAATAGTAGCTATAAGAGAACTTAAAAGGTTAAAAGAAGCTGGAATTCCATTTATAGTTATTGCAGGAGATCACGATAGTCCAAAAAAGTTTACATCTATCTATCCTCAGAAAATATTAGAAGAATTTGATTTAATTAAATTCTTGTCTAAACCAGATACACCGTATAAATTAGGTGATATTGCTATTTATGGTATTTCTCATGTTCCAAATGTTGCCAAAGAGAGACTGAAAGAACTACTTTCTAGATTAAAACCGGAAAATAAGAAAAGTATACTGCTCTTACATCAAGGGCTAAAGGAGGTATTACCCTATGAGGGAGCATGGCAAATACAAATAGACGATCTACCTAAAGCTTTTCCCTATTATGCTTTAGGCCACTTTCATACAAGAAGGGTGTTTCAACTTGATGGCGGAAGAATTATTGAAATAGCTGGTTCACCAGATATATTGAGAGAAGAAGAAATAGACGGATATGAGAAAGAGGGAAAGGGTGCAACACTCATAGATTTCTCTGGTGATATACCTTCGATCCAGAAAATTAACATAGATGTTCGAAAGCAATATGTAGTAACTTTAAACACTAACAATCTAAAGGAGGAAATAAGGAAGTTAAGGGAGAAATATGATACAAAAAATGAGAAAAAACCCATATTTCATATTATACTTGAAGGAAAGTCTATTCCTAAAAATATTCTAATGAAAGAGTTACAAGAAATTAATAACTTTGCTCCTTATTGGAGGATATATAAGGATAATACAAAAGAGAAAGATGAAAAAGATGTTAAAATTGATTTACCTACAGATACTACAATAGAAAATCTAATATATAATTATCTAGTTAAAATTGCTAATTTTTCAGAGATTGAAGCCAGAATAATAGTTGATATAATTAACCGAGCTGATGAAAGAGAATATGTTAAGGAAGAGTTGACTAAAATGATTGGTGTTGAAAATGATAATAAAAAGAATTGA